The following DNA comes from Pyxidicoccus trucidator.
CGTGGACCAAGGGCGGCTTCGCCGACAAGCTCTCCGCGATTACGGCGCCCACGCTGGTGCTGGCGACGGATGACGCCTTCCTGCCGCCCGCGTTCCTGCGTGACGCCGTGGTGAACCCCATCCGCCGCGCGCGCCTGGCGTACCTGCCAGGCCCGGGGCACTACCCGCAGGTCGAGCGCCCGGTGGAGCTGGCGGCGGTATTGACCGCCTTCCTCTCCGGCTCCGCGCCGGCGTAGCGACATCCACGGCACCCAGGGAGGCAGTACCCATGGCCTGGAGCATGAGCTTCGACTACGACGTGCCGAACGACGTCGTCACCGCCAACTTCACCGACTGCCTGCTCACGAATGAGGCGGACGTCATGCGCTGGCGGCGCGAGGTGGAGGAGCACCTCTCCAAGTACCCTGGGAAGGTGGACCTCCTCATCAACCTGGACGGGCTGGTGGTGAAGTTCACCGCCGGCCGCATCTTCGGCAAGGAGCGCCGCGAGGTGCTGGAGCGCTACACGCACCGCTCGTACCGCTTCGGCGGGGACGAGATGACGCGCATGTTCGTCCTCACCAGCGGGGCCATCAACGGCGCGGCGGTGAACCACTACTCCACGCGCGACGAGGCCCTGGCCGCGCTCAAGTCCGAGCGCGAGGCGCTGCGCAAGCGGGGCTTTTCGCCCTTCGGTGGCAGCTTCGCCGGCAGCAAGGCGTGAGCGGGCGCTAGACGCCCGCGTACCACTCGTAGCCGCGGTCCTCCCAGTAGCCGCCGGTGGGCTCGGGCAGGAAGCTGACCTCGGTGAGGTACTTCACCATCTTGTAGCCGAGCTTCACCCCCGAGTAGAGGCGCAGCGGCGCGCCGTGCCCGGGTGACAGCGGCTGCCCGTTCATCCCGTAGGCCAGAATCGTCTGCGCGTGGAAGGCGCTCGGCCTGTCCCAGGACGAGAAGTAGTCCGAGTCGAACGAGCGGAACTCCACGTAGCCGGCGCGAGGGTCCGCGCCCACGTGCTCGGCCACGTCACGCAGCCGCACGCCGTGCCAGGACGCCACCGCGCTCCAGCCCTCCACGCAGTGGTGGCGGATGCGGTACTCCGTGCGAGGCAGCCGCTGGAGCTCCTCCAGTGACAGCAGGCCAGGGCGCTGCACCAGACCGCCGACTTTCAGCGCCCAACCCTCGGGCGCGAGCGGCATGGCGTCGGAGATGAAGTACCTCGGGAAGTGTCCGGCCGGGGTGTCCTCCGAGGGGGGCAGCTCCGGTGCGAGCTGATCCGCGTCGAAGAGGGCGGACTGGAAGCGCGCGTTGAAGCGCTCCATGCCGCCGAGGAAGCCGGTGCGGGGGCGGCTGCTGTCGCACGCGCTGGTGGTGAGCGCGGCGGCGCCGAGCAGGGCGGTGCGGCGGGTGAGGAGCCGGCCCGAGGGGCGGAGGAGTCTAGGCATCCGGCTTCCTCCCGCCCGTCACCATCTCCCCCAGCGTGCGCGGGTGGAGGAGGACGAGGGCGAGGTGGCCGACGGTGAAGAGGGTGAAGGCCGCCAGCACGAGGAGGTGGAGGGCGCGCGCGGCGTCGTAGCCACCGAGCAGCCCGGCGAGCACCTGGAGCTGCACGGGCTTGTAGAGCGCGAGCCCGGAGAGGACGGAGAGGATGCCCAGCGCGAGCGAGCCCGTGTACGCGAGCCGCTGCAGGCCGTTGTAGAGGCCCTGCTCGGGCGCGTGCTTCCGCAGGCGGACGTACCAGGCGAGCGTGTCCAGCGCGTTGCGCGTGTCGCGGCGGGGGAGGAAGAGGCGGCGGCGCCACTCTCCGCTGAAGGCGAGGTAGAGCAGGTACGCCACGCCGTTGAGGGTGAGGAACCAGGCGAAGGCGAAGTGCCAGTGGCGGGCACCGGCGAGCCAGTCTCCCAGCCGCGTCCAGTCGGGCGGAGGCGCGCCCTGGAAGGGATACCAGCCATACGGCCGGCCCTGGCTGCCGAGCTTGGGATACGCGGCGAGAATCTGCAGGCCGCTGGCCGCCATGATGACCAGCAGCGGCACGTTGAGCCAGTGGGCCACGCGGATGGGCCACGGCTGGGGCCGACGATGTTCGAGGGCGCGCACGGCCGCACACGAGAGCACCGGAGACGTCAGCGCATCGCGGCTGGACCTCGGTGGGGGAGGGCCTCGCCCGCTAGCGGACGTCGCGAGGCCGCGAGCGTCGTGCACTCGACGGAGCACTGCCCCGGAGGGCGGCACGCGGAGGGCAAGCTGGCGCACCCTGGAAGGAGGGCGGTTCCTTGGGAGGGTGCGACCTTGCCGGTATCGTGTCGGGACTCGGCCCCGCCTGGAGGATTTTTGGACATGCATCGAGCGGACACGACGCGCCTGGCCCTGCTGGTAGGAGCGCTGGTGCTGGCCACGACGACGGGCTGCAGCCTGGAGGAAGCGCCGGGCGTCAACCTGGAGCCCTCCACTTCGGCGCGGGTGATGGTGGCGCTGCCTCGCTCGCTGCCCGCGACGGTGACGCGCGTGGTGGCGACGGCCACGCCCTCCGGTGGCGGCGGCGTCAGCCAGGAACTGGCCGGTGAGGGCACGCGGTGGCGGGGCCTGGTGCGCGGGCTCTCCGCGGGCTCGGGCGCGACGGTGGAGGCGACGGCGTTCGATGCCCAGGGCGCCGTCGTGGCGCAGGCCCAGGTGTCGGGTGTGGCGCTGACGCGGCACCGCGCGGGGCTGCTCGTCCTGGTGCCCCAGGTGCCGTTGCCGGGTGTGCCCCTGGGCAACGTGGCGCCGCACATCGACGCGGTGATGGCCCCGGCGCCGAGCGCGCGGCCGAGAGCGTCGATGGAGCTGCGCGCCGTCGCGCACGACGCGAACCCGGCCGACGTGCTGACGTACGAGTGGCGTTCCACGGGTGGCAGCTTCTCCAACGCCACGTCTCCCTCGCCGGTGTGGACGGCGCCGGAGGAGCCGGGCGAGGTCCTGATGACGCTCCAGGTGACGGACTCGCGCGGCGCGGCGGCCACGCTGGACTTCGCGGTGGGGGTGGGCACGCTCTCCGCGGAGTCGGTGGACGGGCCGGCGTCGTTCAACCGGTGGCCCGCGCTGGCGGAGCTTGCGGCGCAGCCCTCGACGGAGGTGAGCGAGGGCAGCCCGGTGGCGCTCCAGGCGGCGGCCGTGGACGAGGACGGGGACTCGCTGGTGTATGCGTGGACGGCCACGTGCGAGGGCACCTTCGACGATGCGACAGCGCCCCAGGCGAGCTTCACGCCCACCGCGCTTCCCGAGGCGGCGTGCAACAACTGCCGGTTGGCCCTGAAGGTGCGGGACGACTTCGGCGGCGAGCGCGAGGGCGTGGTGGAGCTGTGCGTGGTGCGCAAGCTGCCGCCGGTCATCGTGTCCACGTCGCAGTCCTCGCCCGGGGCCCTGGCGGGAGACCTGGTGCGGCTGGTGGCCACGGCGGAGGACCCGCAGCAGGAGCCGCTCACCTTCACGTGGACGACGAACACGGGGCTGCTCGGCGCGCCGGAGAAGTCCGGTGGCACGGGTGAAGTGGACTGGGTTTCGCTGTCGTGCCTTCCCACGGACGTGGTGCCCACGGTGCAGCTCACCGTCACCAACACGTCGGGGCTGAGTGACTCGCACACCTTCACGGTGGAGTGGAGCGGCGGGCGGTGCGGGCTGCACCCGCCGTGCTCGCTCTCGCTGGAGGGCACGACGGTGACGCTCCAGGCGGACTGCACCACGGAGGG
Coding sequences within:
- a CDS encoding molybdopterin-dependent oxidoreductase encodes the protein MPRLLRPSGRLLTRRTALLGAAALTTSACDSSRPRTGFLGGMERFNARFQSALFDADQLAPELPPSEDTPAGHFPRYFISDAMPLAPEGWALKVGGLVQRPGLLSLEELQRLPRTEYRIRHHCVEGWSAVASWHGVRLRDVAEHVGADPRAGYVEFRSFDSDYFSSWDRPSAFHAQTILAYGMNGQPLSPGHGAPLRLYSGVKLGYKMVKYLTEVSFLPEPTGGYWEDRGYEWYAGV
- a CDS encoding cytochrome b/b6 domain-containing protein; protein product: MRALEHRRPQPWPIRVAHWLNVPLLVIMAASGLQILAAYPKLGSQGRPYGWYPFQGAPPPDWTRLGDWLAGARHWHFAFAWFLTLNGVAYLLYLAFSGEWRRRLFLPRRDTRNALDTLAWYVRLRKHAPEQGLYNGLQRLAYTGSLALGILSVLSGLALYKPVQLQVLAGLLGGYDAARALHLLVLAAFTLFTVGHLALVLLHPRTLGEMVTGGRKPDA
- a CDS encoding right-handed parallel beta-helix repeat-containing protein; this encodes MHRADTTRLALLVGALVLATTTGCSLEEAPGVNLEPSTSARVMVALPRSLPATVTRVVATATPSGGGGVSQELAGEGTRWRGLVRGLSAGSGATVEATAFDAQGAVVAQAQVSGVALTRHRAGLLVLVPQVPLPGVPLGNVAPHIDAVMAPAPSARPRASMELRAVAHDANPADVLTYEWRSTGGSFSNATSPSPVWTAPEEPGEVLMTLQVTDSRGAAATLDFAVGVGTLSAESVDGPASFNRWPALAELAAQPSTEVSEGSPVALQAAAVDEDGDSLVYAWTATCEGTFDDATAPQASFTPTALPEAACNNCRLALKVRDDFGGEREGVVELCVVRKLPPVIVSTSQSSPGALAGDLVRLVATAEDPQQEPLTFTWTTNTGLLGAPEKSGGTGEVDWVSLSCLPTDVVPTVQLTVTNTSGLSDSHTFTVEWSGGRCGLHPPCSLSLEGTTVTLQADCTTEGTVFIPDGYTFDGAGRLLTAVDPEGGRFLGAVLRNRGTTADVRDVRVEGRGLSEARCDAGADALSGIRLEGASGSIVDSEVVDLHQKAGAGGCQEGTAIEVRNATDAAAQVHVDVLRNRVEGYQKAGIVGMGRVELRVEDNTVEGGGPVVGIARNGIQVGAGATGRISGNTVTGNAYTGSGYVASGILVVGGPLFSLPLSRDIVIRNNTLVDNDVGINVSQAEADGGPLAESTNLQVVENTLSSAALTNTFPYQAAISDYGGGNLISRNRISGAGYDRATSPGATFDVDVVADTAARVVFVTAAQRVDAGVCSGALVVQSQDTVGNLSALAAPALVLQAEGTAGVTFYEDAACTRALPASGEGSELRLEAPHQEAVFYFRATTAGTVTLSVAGDGVGAEQAQTVE